In Persicimonas caeni, a single window of DNA contains:
- the polA gene encoding DNA polymerase I, with amino-acid sequence MPNSNTLYIVDGSSYIFRAFYAIRNPLTTSKGLPTNGIYGFTQMLIKLLRAEDPKYIAVTFDAHSAEKTNFRKEMYEEYKANRSKMPDDLKVQLPYFHKVVEAMRIPLKEQAGVEADDVIATMTKKAREEGLEVCIISADKDLMQLLSDHVSMLDTMRDKKYTPEDVQERFNVSPDKVRYVLALAGDSSDNIPGVPGIGEVTGGRLIDEFGDLETLLANIDKVGGKKRKQNLTEFADQARLSLDLVTLRDDCDVELDLDRLKLTPPDMDDLTALFSELEFETPLREVRQWMDEHDWLEEDQMAFDFSSIGPETHDHESSDKNYRAIFTEEELDEVLAALDDVDRFAFDLETTSLDPLDAKICGMSFAWNQGEAVYIPCAHAYDGAPTQLDIDTVLEKVRPYLEGDDKKVVGQHLKYEWLVLRKYGIDLTAIKYDTMLMSYLLDPGKNSHSLDTLARDLFNYNTITFEDVAGKGKNQVTFDQVDLEEATPYAAEDADLTLMICNELEPELIDAELDELHDKLEVPLTRVLGIMEATGVRIDHDMLGELSEEFEKELQELQDQIDELSGGPTNPNSPKQLREVLFDKLGLPVKKRTKTGPSTAASVLEELSELHELPELILEYRSFSKLKGTYVDALPELIREDTGRIHTDFNQAVTATGRLSSSNPNLQNIPMRTARGRQIRKAFVPDAGSKLLVADYSQIELRILAHMSQDPLLLEAYGSGADIHRLTASQIFDVEFDEVTPEQRGAGKTINFGVLYGMGSRRLARELDISQSDAKQYIDNYFEKYAKVTDFFDELVERARDTGYAETMFGRRRLLPELTQTSRRQQAFAERAAVNTPIQGTAADIIKYAMVNLQKQIEADELPMRMLLQVHDELVFEVEDDFVDEARDIVREGMEGVCEMDVPLEVDLGVGDNWLDAK; translated from the coding sequence ATGCCCAACTCCAACACCCTCTACATCGTCGACGGCTCCTCGTATATTTTTCGGGCCTTCTACGCCATCCGCAACCCCTTGACGACCTCTAAGGGCCTGCCGACCAACGGCATCTACGGCTTCACGCAGATGCTCATCAAGCTGTTGCGCGCCGAAGATCCCAAGTACATCGCGGTCACCTTCGACGCGCACAGCGCCGAGAAGACCAACTTCCGCAAGGAGATGTACGAGGAGTACAAGGCCAACCGCTCGAAGATGCCCGACGACCTGAAGGTGCAGCTTCCGTACTTTCACAAGGTGGTCGAGGCGATGCGCATCCCGCTCAAAGAGCAGGCCGGGGTGGAGGCCGACGACGTCATCGCCACGATGACCAAGAAGGCGCGCGAAGAGGGACTCGAGGTCTGCATCATCAGCGCCGACAAAGACCTGATGCAGCTGCTCTCCGATCACGTGAGCATGCTGGATACGATGCGTGACAAGAAGTACACGCCCGAGGACGTCCAAGAGCGGTTCAACGTCTCGCCTGACAAAGTGCGCTACGTCTTGGCACTCGCCGGGGATAGCTCCGACAATATTCCGGGGGTGCCAGGCATCGGAGAGGTAACCGGCGGGCGGCTCATCGACGAGTTTGGCGACCTGGAGACCCTGCTTGCCAACATTGACAAAGTCGGTGGCAAAAAGCGCAAGCAAAACCTGACCGAGTTCGCCGATCAGGCTCGCCTGTCGCTCGACTTGGTCACCCTGCGCGACGACTGCGACGTCGAGCTCGATCTCGACCGCCTCAAGCTCACGCCCCCGGACATGGACGATCTGACCGCGCTCTTCTCCGAGCTCGAGTTCGAGACGCCGCTTCGCGAGGTGCGCCAGTGGATGGACGAGCACGACTGGCTCGAAGAAGACCAGATGGCGTTCGACTTCTCGAGCATCGGCCCCGAGACCCACGACCACGAGTCGAGCGACAAGAATTATCGGGCGATCTTCACCGAAGAGGAGCTCGACGAGGTCTTGGCCGCCCTCGACGACGTCGACCGGTTCGCGTTCGACCTGGAGACGACGAGCCTCGACCCGCTCGACGCCAAGATTTGCGGCATGAGCTTCGCTTGGAACCAAGGCGAGGCCGTCTATATCCCGTGTGCGCACGCTTATGACGGAGCGCCCACGCAGTTGGACATCGACACGGTGCTCGAGAAGGTGCGCCCCTACTTGGAAGGCGACGACAAGAAGGTCGTCGGCCAGCACCTGAAGTACGAGTGGCTGGTGCTTCGCAAGTACGGCATTGATCTAACCGCCATCAAATACGACACGATGCTGATGAGTTACCTGCTCGATCCGGGTAAAAACTCGCACAGCCTCGATACGCTGGCGCGCGATCTGTTCAACTACAACACGATCACCTTCGAAGATGTGGCCGGGAAGGGCAAAAATCAGGTCACCTTCGACCAGGTCGACCTCGAGGAGGCAACGCCGTATGCCGCCGAGGACGCAGATCTGACGCTGATGATCTGCAACGAGCTCGAGCCCGAGCTCATCGACGCGGAATTGGACGAGCTGCACGACAAGCTCGAGGTTCCGTTGACCCGCGTACTCGGCATCATGGAAGCCACGGGCGTGCGCATCGACCACGACATGCTCGGTGAGCTGAGCGAGGAGTTCGAAAAGGAGCTCCAAGAGCTGCAAGACCAGATCGACGAGCTCTCTGGCGGCCCGACCAACCCGAATAGCCCCAAGCAGCTTCGCGAAGTGCTCTTCGACAAGCTCGGCCTGCCGGTCAAAAAGCGCACCAAGACCGGCCCGTCGACCGCGGCGTCGGTGCTCGAGGAGCTAAGCGAGCTGCACGAGCTCCCCGAGCTGATCTTGGAGTACCGCTCGTTCTCGAAGCTCAAAGGCACCTACGTCGACGCACTGCCGGAGCTCATCCGCGAGGACACCGGACGCATCCACACCGACTTCAACCAGGCGGTCACGGCCACCGGCCGGCTCTCCTCGTCGAACCCGAACCTGCAAAATATCCCGATGCGCACCGCGCGCGGCCGTCAAATCCGCAAGGCGTTCGTGCCCGACGCTGGCTCGAAGCTTCTGGTGGCCGATTACTCGCAGATCGAGCTTCGCATCCTAGCGCATATGTCCCAAGACCCGCTCCTGCTCGAGGCGTACGGGTCCGGCGCGGATATCCACCGGCTGACCGCCTCGCAGATCTTCGACGTCGAGTTCGACGAGGTGACCCCCGAGCAGCGAGGCGCCGGCAAGACGATCAACTTCGGCGTCCTCTACGGCATGGGCTCGCGCCGACTCGCCCGCGAGCTCGACATCTCGCAATCGGACGCCAAGCAGTACATCGACAACTACTTCGAGAAGTACGCCAAGGTCACCGACTTCTTCGACGAACTCGTCGAACGCGCCCGCGACACGGGCTACGCCGAGACGATGTTCGGCCGCCGCCGGCTGCTCCCCGAGCTCACTCAAACGAGCCGCCGCCAGCAGGCCTTCGCCGAGCGCGCCGCGGTCAACACCCCGATTCAGGGCACCGCCGCCGACATCATCAAGTACGCCATGGTCAACCTGCAAAAGCAGATCGAGGCCGACGAGCTTCCCATGCGCATGCTGCTTCAGGTGCACGATGAATTGGTCTTCGAGGTCGAGGACGACTTCGTCGATGAGGCGCGCGACATCGTGCGCGAGGGCATGGAGGGCGTCTGCGAGATGGACGTGCCGCTCGAGGTCGACCTGGGCGTGGGTGACAACTGGCTGGATGCGAAGTGA
- a CDS encoding ribonuclease H-like domain-containing protein — protein sequence MSSKFKKRLKQLHGSREKRRRQSTQDEQSRVFTADDVEEQDLGIATSAVDAWRDHGADSRPTARGEAHFLVRHHPQSHQHGTKRLAEGAAVTLEGFRKQLNDARLHSADPSRLVFLDLETNGLSKTSFPFCIGIGVWEGSQFGVYHYFTPTEADEPASLSACAEILRDCEGLCTFNGSSFDVRMLQRRFSHYGIEHPLDDLAHLDLLHLARKLLPDRNGHKLSQLEEDVLGFGRTDDVPGAKIPGRWKQYLKTGSPHLLLDVFDHNRLDILSMVVLLPALAEGLGSSSDSARFKNRASKSDLGNRPSSSGSDQQARPPKAKPKTKLASQLSRTYALRKKAQSGGRRQPETRPTEQARQEDVPRETVKLAGSFSRAKLRRGMPIGTRLRELRGEVERLEREGRGDEERDEIVHRLHEMVALSPRNPFALERLVDYYRGTGDAALADHFAKRLDETSPF from the coding sequence ATGTCCTCGAAGTTCAAAAAACGGCTGAAACAACTGCACGGCTCTCGTGAAAAGCGCCGTCGTCAGTCGACGCAAGACGAGCAGTCGCGTGTGTTCACCGCCGATGACGTCGAGGAGCAGGATTTGGGCATCGCCACATCGGCGGTCGATGCGTGGCGCGACCACGGCGCCGACAGTCGCCCGACAGCCCGCGGTGAGGCCCATTTTCTAGTGCGCCATCACCCGCAGTCCCACCAACACGGCACGAAGCGGCTTGCCGAGGGTGCAGCGGTCACGCTCGAGGGCTTCCGAAAGCAACTCAACGATGCGCGCTTGCATTCCGCCGATCCGAGCCGCCTGGTCTTTTTGGACCTCGAGACCAACGGGCTGTCGAAGACGAGCTTTCCGTTCTGTATCGGGATCGGCGTCTGGGAGGGCTCGCAGTTCGGGGTCTACCACTACTTCACCCCGACCGAGGCGGACGAGCCTGCCTCGCTGAGCGCGTGCGCCGAGATCTTACGCGATTGCGAGGGGTTGTGCACGTTCAATGGAAGCTCGTTCGATGTGCGCATGCTCCAGCGGCGCTTCAGTCATTACGGCATAGAGCATCCACTCGACGATCTTGCCCACCTCGACTTGCTGCATCTGGCTCGAAAACTGTTGCCCGATCGCAACGGCCACAAGCTCTCGCAACTCGAGGAGGACGTGCTCGGCTTCGGGCGCACCGATGACGTACCCGGCGCGAAGATCCCGGGCCGGTGGAAGCAGTACCTGAAGACCGGGTCGCCCCATCTGCTGCTCGATGTCTTCGACCACAACAGACTCGACATCCTCTCGATGGTGGTGCTGCTGCCCGCACTTGCCGAAGGACTCGGAAGCAGCTCCGACAGCGCCCGCTTCAAGAACCGCGCTTCCAAATCCGATCTCGGAAACAGACCTTCGAGCAGTGGTTCGGATCAACAAGCTCGACCGCCGAAGGCAAAGCCGAAAACCAAGCTCGCCTCTCAACTCTCGCGCACTTACGCACTGCGCAAGAAGGCGCAGTCGGGCGGGCGTCGCCAGCCGGAGACTCGCCCGACGGAGCAAGCACGACAAGAGGATGTTCCACGTGAAACAGTGAAACTTGCAGGATCGTTTTCACGCGCGAAGCTCCGGCGAGGCATGCCGATCGGCACGCGGCTTCGCGAATTGCGGGGGGAAGTCGAGCGGCTCGAAAGAGAAGGACGAGGCGATGAGGAGCGCGACGAAATCGTGCACCGTTTGCACGAAATGGTCGCGCTTTCGCCGCGCAACCCGTTCGCGCTCGAAAGACTTGTCGACTACTATCGAGGCACGGGCGACGCGGCCCTGGCCGATCATTTCGCCAAGCGGCTCGACGAGACGTCGCCCTTCTGA
- a CDS encoding tetratricopeptide repeat protein yields MIAPLTMMTGCSHTPQEKYEEAAQNPEEAPRLYRESCTEGYARSCYKMGVMRYEGHGMERSIDKALGYFDQACEGGHAESCGILGAIYLRGDQVRSDAPRALDYFKESCENGFSPSCVTAGLMNYEGTGIPQNFTRAVEWFERACDADDGTGCGLAGVMYSEARGVDRDLARALGFYEKGCDLGRAEACHAAGILYANGGGVTRSHDKARQWFQRGCDEGLQESCEMLNTGGAY; encoded by the coding sequence TTGATCGCACCACTGACCATGATGACCGGCTGCAGTCACACGCCGCAGGAGAAATACGAAGAGGCCGCGCAAAATCCCGAGGAGGCCCCGCGGTTGTACCGCGAGTCGTGTACCGAAGGCTACGCGCGCTCGTGCTACAAGATGGGCGTGATGCGCTACGAGGGGCACGGGATGGAACGCAGCATCGACAAGGCGCTCGGCTACTTCGACCAAGCGTGCGAGGGAGGCCACGCCGAGTCGTGTGGCATTCTGGGGGCCATCTACCTGCGCGGTGACCAAGTGCGCTCGGACGCTCCGCGCGCGCTCGACTACTTCAAGGAGAGCTGCGAGAACGGGTTTTCGCCCAGCTGCGTCACCGCCGGGCTGATGAACTACGAGGGTACGGGCATCCCGCAGAACTTCACCCGCGCGGTCGAGTGGTTCGAACGCGCTTGCGATGCCGATGACGGCACCGGCTGCGGGTTGGCGGGCGTGATGTACTCGGAGGCGCGTGGCGTCGATCGCGATTTGGCGCGTGCGCTGGGCTTCTACGAAAAGGGCTGCGACCTGGGTCGAGCGGAGGCGTGTCACGCCGCGGGCATCCTGTACGCCAATGGCGGCGGCGTCACCCGCAGCCACGACAAGGCGCGCCAGTGGTTCCAGCGCGGCTGCGACGAGGGCCTGCAGGAGAGCTGCGAGATGCTCAACACCGGCGGCGCCTACTGA
- the alc gene encoding allantoicase, which yields MPFTKYIDLASERLGGAVLIASDEFFAPKENLLKPAEAVWKEGVYTDRGKWMDGWESRRKRTPGHDWCIVRLGLPGLIRGVVVDTAFFRGNYPEACSIEACAVEGQPEPEELASGDIEWVEILPQSDLEGDSKNHFELDTDRRFTHLRFHIYPDGGVARLRVHGEPLPDLDRWERVGEIDLGAIENGGRVVTASDMFFGDANNLLMPGRGKDMGDGWETKRRRGPGYDWVVLELGAEGTVEHVEVDTNHFKGNYPDRFSLEGCNAEVGEGAFDPDAHDWQVLRDETKLQAHTRHHFALDADEPITHVRFNIYPDGGVSRLRLRGQVSEEGWRARKLEWLNTLPEGAAKEAFITCCGSTRWADTMVEQRPYASIEALQQTADEVWADLGEEDYLEAFSAHPKIGERKAEGDQTEKSKQWSEQEQKGAADASNEMLDALLEKNVAYQERHGFIFIVCASGKSADEMLAMLEERLENDRATEIENAAEEQRKITALRLEKLIGKP from the coding sequence ATGCCCTTCACAAAATACATCGACCTCGCCTCCGAACGCCTCGGCGGCGCCGTGCTCATCGCCAGCGACGAGTTCTTCGCCCCCAAAGAAAACCTGCTCAAGCCCGCCGAAGCCGTCTGGAAAGAGGGCGTTTACACCGATCGCGGCAAATGGATGGACGGCTGGGAGAGCCGCCGCAAGCGCACACCGGGCCACGACTGGTGCATCGTGCGGCTGGGCCTGCCCGGTTTGATTCGGGGCGTGGTCGTCGACACGGCGTTCTTTCGCGGCAATTATCCGGAGGCCTGCTCCATCGAGGCGTGCGCGGTCGAAGGACAGCCCGAGCCTGAAGAACTCGCCAGCGGCGACATCGAGTGGGTCGAAATCCTGCCCCAATCGGACCTCGAGGGCGACTCGAAGAACCACTTCGAGCTCGACACCGACCGGCGATTTACTCACCTGCGCTTCCACATCTATCCCGACGGAGGCGTCGCCCGCCTTCGCGTGCACGGAGAGCCGCTGCCGGACCTCGACCGCTGGGAGCGTGTCGGCGAAATCGATTTGGGCGCCATCGAAAATGGCGGCCGCGTTGTCACCGCCAGTGACATGTTCTTCGGCGATGCCAACAACCTGCTGATGCCGGGGCGCGGCAAGGATATGGGCGACGGTTGGGAAACCAAACGCCGTCGTGGGCCCGGCTACGACTGGGTCGTGCTCGAATTGGGCGCCGAGGGCACCGTCGAGCACGTCGAGGTGGACACCAACCACTTCAAAGGCAACTACCCCGATCGCTTCTCGCTCGAAGGATGCAACGCGGAGGTTGGCGAGGGAGCTTTTGATCCCGACGCTCACGATTGGCAGGTGCTGCGCGACGAGACGAAGCTCCAAGCACACACGCGCCACCACTTCGCGTTGGACGCCGATGAACCGATCACACACGTACGCTTCAATATCTATCCCGACGGCGGTGTGAGCCGGCTTCGCCTGCGCGGCCAGGTCAGCGAAGAGGGCTGGCGCGCCCGCAAGCTCGAGTGGCTGAACACGCTACCCGAGGGCGCCGCCAAAGAGGCGTTCATCACCTGCTGCGGCTCGACCCGCTGGGCCGACACCATGGTCGAGCAGCGTCCGTACGCCTCGATCGAAGCCCTCCAGCAAACCGCTGATGAAGTCTGGGCCGACCTGGGAGAAGAGGACTACCTCGAAGCCTTCTCGGCGCATCCGAAGATCGGAGAGCGCAAGGCCGAGGGCGACCAGACCGAAAAGTCGAAGCAGTGGTCCGAGCAGGAGCAGAAGGGCGCGGCCGACGCCTCCAACGAGATGCTCGACGCGTTGTTGGAGAAGAATGTCGCCTACCAAGAGCGCCACGGCTTCATCTTCATCGTCTGCGCCTCCGGCAAGAGCGCCGACGAGATGCTCGCCATGCTCGAGGAACGTCTCGAAAACGACCGCGCCACCGAGATCGAAAACGCCGCCGAAGAGCAGCGCAAGATCACCGCGCTTCGACTCGAAAAGTTGATCGGGAAGCCGTAA
- the uraH gene encoding hydroxyisourate hydrolase has translation MSTISTHVLDTSLGTPAEGVPLILEANTDDGWQVIGGGTTNDDGRVRDLLNEGESLDVGMYRMTFETGVYFEMNDTKGFYPVVKVVFEIQHPDEHYHVPLLLSPYGYSTYRGS, from the coding sequence ATGAGCACCATCAGCACCCACGTTCTCGACACCTCGCTGGGCACGCCTGCAGAAGGCGTCCCGCTGATCCTCGAAGCCAACACCGACGACGGCTGGCAGGTCATCGGCGGAGGCACCACGAATGACGACGGGCGCGTTCGCGACCTGTTGAACGAAGGCGAGTCGCTCGACGTCGGCATGTACCGCATGACCTTCGAAACCGGCGTCTACTTCGAGATGAACGACACGAAGGGTTTTTACCCGGTGGTCAAAGTCGTCTTCGAAATCCAACACCCCGACGAGCACTACCACGTGCCGCTCTTGCTCAGCCCCTACGGCTACTCCACTTACCGCGGTAGCTGA
- the allB gene encoding allantoinase AllB, whose amino-acid sequence MKCIRSRRVVTPDGVQEASIHIRDGRIEHVAPYEEVPDGAELDEAGDAVVMAGLVDSHVHINEPGRTDWEGFETATRAAAAGGVTTLVDMPLNSVPATTTTKGFQAKLDAAHGKCHVDVGFWGGVVPGNTDALAALYEAGVLGFKCFLSPSGVDEFQNVSPADLEEAMPVLSELDAVLLCHAELPSVLEDAAQVWQHGNPRHYGLYLASRPRSAEDQAIALMAELSQRFDTRVHIVHVSSATALPFIERAKARGARLTAESCTHYLYFGSDDVAEGATEFKCAPPIRPRGNADELWKALRDGCLDLVATDHSPSPPELKCLDTGRFDEAWGGIASLQLLLPVLWTAARARGHKLEDVAQWASSAPARLAGISERKGSLRPGSDADIVIWDPDAEFTVDAQSLQHRHKLTPYDGRRLQGVVHKTYLRGEVVYDDGNFAHPTGKPLLNPQTPTP is encoded by the coding sequence TTGAAATGTATACGAAGCCGCCGCGTCGTCACCCCGGACGGCGTCCAAGAGGCGAGCATCCACATCCGCGACGGACGCATCGAGCACGTCGCGCCTTATGAAGAGGTGCCCGACGGCGCCGAACTCGATGAAGCGGGCGACGCGGTCGTCATGGCCGGTCTGGTCGACTCCCACGTCCACATCAACGAGCCGGGCCGCACTGATTGGGAGGGCTTCGAGACGGCGACGCGCGCGGCGGCAGCCGGCGGCGTGACCACGCTGGTCGATATGCCGTTGAACTCGGTGCCGGCGACAACGACGACGAAAGGCTTCCAGGCGAAGCTCGATGCTGCTCACGGCAAATGCCACGTCGACGTCGGCTTCTGGGGCGGGGTTGTCCCGGGCAATACGGACGCGCTGGCTGCGCTGTACGAGGCTGGCGTGCTCGGCTTCAAGTGCTTTTTGTCCCCCTCGGGCGTCGACGAGTTCCAGAACGTCTCGCCGGCCGATCTCGAAGAGGCGATGCCCGTGCTGAGCGAGCTCGACGCCGTGCTTCTGTGTCACGCCGAGCTTCCCAGCGTCCTCGAAGACGCCGCTCAGGTGTGGCAACACGGCAACCCGCGCCACTACGGGCTCTACCTCGCTTCACGGCCGCGATCGGCCGAAGACCAGGCCATTGCTCTGATGGCCGAGCTATCGCAGCGCTTCGACACGCGCGTGCACATCGTGCACGTGTCGTCGGCCACGGCCTTGCCCTTTATCGAGCGAGCCAAGGCCCGCGGCGCACGCCTGACGGCCGAGAGCTGCACACATTACCTCTATTTCGGCTCCGACGACGTCGCCGAGGGTGCCACCGAGTTTAAATGTGCGCCCCCGATTCGACCACGCGGGAACGCCGACGAGCTGTGGAAGGCCCTGCGCGACGGCTGCCTCGACCTGGTCGCCACCGACCACTCGCCGAGTCCGCCCGAGCTCAAATGCCTCGACACCGGCCGCTTCGACGAGGCATGGGGTGGCATTGCCTCGTTGCAGCTACTTTTGCCGGTACTCTGGACCGCAGCCCGCGCTAGGGGTCACAAACTCGAAGATGTAGCTCAATGGGCTAGCTCCGCCCCGGCGAGGCTCGCTGGCATCTCCGAGCGCAAAGGCAGTCTGCGCCCGGGCTCCGACGCCGATATCGTCATCTGGGACCCCGACGCCGAATTCACCGTCGACGCCCAGAGCCTGCAACACCGCCACAAGCTGACCCCGTACGACGGCCGACGCCTCCAGGGCGTCGTCCACAAGACGTACCTGCGCGGCGAAGTCGTCTACGACGACGGCAATTTCGCCCACCCGACCGGAAAACCGCTCCTAAACCCCCAAACCCCAACCCCCTAA
- a CDS encoding DMT family transporter — protein MTTPWTIGLILGTVSAICWTSLDITRKHVVGKMTASIALLGMMITQFPFVLPFMTAAEVGAAPEAQTPLTEILFAGFPELSGTYLLFALGSVTLNVAANYLFLRAMQISPLSLTTPYLSFTPVFSALFAFLFLGEGVTSWGVAGILVVCLGAFFLNPGNKEHGVLAPLKALWTERGSFYVLLVAIIWSITPVLDKRASDLTSPMWHTLVLAMGVGLAFSVWLFARGKAKQVWQEFKLTPWFLVLAGFFLVAAMVLQLTSYAYIEIAYVETLKRALGVVGAMVAGYFLFGEKDIARRFLGAGVMVAGVALVMFGGN, from the coding sequence GTGACCACCCCTTGGACAATTGGCCTTATTCTGGGCACCGTCTCGGCAATCTGCTGGACCTCGCTCGATATCACCAGAAAACACGTCGTCGGCAAGATGACCGCTTCGATCGCGCTGCTGGGCATGATGATCACCCAGTTTCCGTTCGTGCTGCCGTTTATGACGGCCGCTGAAGTGGGCGCTGCCCCCGAGGCGCAGACTCCCCTGACCGAGATTCTCTTCGCCGGGTTTCCCGAGTTGTCGGGCACCTACCTACTCTTCGCGCTCGGCTCGGTGACGCTCAACGTGGCGGCAAACTACCTCTTTTTGCGCGCGATGCAGATCTCGCCGCTGAGCCTGACGACCCCGTACCTGTCGTTTACGCCGGTCTTCTCGGCGCTCTTTGCGTTCCTGTTCTTGGGCGAGGGCGTTACGTCCTGGGGCGTCGCCGGCATTCTGGTGGTTTGCCTCGGCGCGTTCTTCCTGAACCCGGGCAATAAGGAACACGGCGTGCTCGCCCCGCTCAAGGCGCTGTGGACCGAACGCGGCAGCTTTTACGTGTTGCTCGTGGCGATCATCTGGAGCATCACGCCTGTGCTCGACAAGCGCGCCAGCGACCTCACATCCCCGATGTGGCACACTCTGGTGCTCGCCATGGGCGTCGGTCTGGCGTTCAGCGTGTGGCTCTTTGCCCGCGGAAAAGCCAAGCAGGTGTGGCAGGAGTTCAAGCTCACGCCCTGGTTCTTGGTGCTCGCAGGTTTCTTCTTGGTCGCCGCCATGGTGCTGCAACTCACCTCGTACGCCTACATCGAGATCGCCTACGTCGAGACGCTCAAGCGCGCGCTCGGCGTGGTCGGCGCGATGGTCGCCGGCTACTTCCTGTTCGGCGAGAAAGACATCGCCCGACGCTTCTTGGGCGCGGGCGTAATGGTCGCGGGCGTGGCTTTGGTGATGTTCGGCGGGAACTAG
- a CDS encoding M23 family metallopeptidase — MSKYPPMDDLLRNQRRRRRRRRNRGPRRMLFLLVLIAAAAGGWWWYSQEDVQPEKKDMRGVALSAATAVIDESVDAARAPLEVEEASEDLGTSKRDEELTAEWTEGESVAVRGVLQKNQSVFLALQDRNLSAQAIHAVVSATGKKFDFRRSRPGDEWFAQVDDEGNITRFRYQTSPEDIWETVRTGEGKYETEKVEVPVQTRQEVIAGVVNSSLWQAMIEQGEDGSLIYRFADIFAYTVDFNAETRPGDRFALAFEKIYLDGKFLRYGRIVAGMYAGRGGINYGFYYESDDGESGYYDENGENLQRQFLKSPLASVRVTSTYGKRYHPVLKRMRMHNGIDYGAPTGTPIRAVADGTVTFAGWKGANGKLIAIKHANGYRTYYAHLHKISKGIRPGKRVTKKTIIGQVGNTGRSTGPHLHFGMKRHGKYVNPRKVDFARAEPLKGAEKTRFVDEIATPLKEKLDAELKKSAPALPTAEIDDQPAVGAQ; from the coding sequence ATGTCGAAGTATCCACCGATGGATGATCTGCTCAGGAATCAGCGGCGCAGGAGGCGTCGACGGCGCAATCGTGGGCCGCGGCGCATGCTGTTCTTGCTGGTGCTGATCGCTGCGGCAGCCGGTGGATGGTGGTGGTACTCCCAAGAGGACGTCCAGCCCGAGAAGAAAGACATGCGCGGGGTGGCGCTGAGCGCGGCCACGGCGGTGATCGACGAGAGCGTCGACGCGGCGCGCGCTCCGCTCGAGGTCGAGGAGGCCTCCGAAGATCTGGGCACGAGCAAGCGCGACGAGGAGCTCACCGCCGAGTGGACCGAAGGTGAGTCGGTCGCCGTGCGCGGGGTTTTGCAGAAGAACCAGTCGGTCTTCTTGGCGCTCCAAGATCGCAATCTCTCCGCGCAGGCGATCCACGCGGTGGTCTCGGCGACCGGCAAGAAATTCGACTTTCGCCGCAGTCGCCCCGGCGACGAGTGGTTCGCCCAGGTCGACGACGAGGGCAATATCACCCGCTTTCGCTACCAGACCTCGCCGGAGGATATCTGGGAGACGGTGCGCACCGGCGAGGGTAAATACGAGACCGAAAAGGTCGAGGTCCCCGTCCAAACGCGCCAAGAGGTTATCGCCGGCGTCGTCAACAGCAGCCTGTGGCAGGCGATGATCGAGCAGGGCGAGGACGGCTCGCTCATCTATCGCTTCGCCGACATCTTCGCCTATACCGTCGACTTCAACGCCGAAACTCGCCCGGGGGATCGCTTCGCGCTGGCCTTCGAGAAGATTTACCTCGACGGCAAATTCTTGCGCTACGGACGCATCGTCGCCGGCATGTATGCCGGTCGCGGTGGGATCAACTACGGCTTCTACTACGAGAGCGACGACGGTGAGTCGGGCTATTACGACGAAAACGGCGAAAACCTGCAGCGCCAGTTCCTCAAGAGTCCGCTCGCCTCGGTGCGTGTGACGAGTACCTACGGCAAGCGCTACCACCCGGTGTTGAAGCGCATGCGCATGCACAACGGCATCGACTACGGCGCCCCCACCGGCACGCCGATTCGCGCGGTCGCCGACGGCACGGTGACTTTTGCCGGCTGGAAGGGCGCCAACGGCAAGCTCATCGCCATCAAGCACGCCAACGGCTATCGCACCTACTACGCGCACCTGCACAAGATTTCGAAGGGCATCCGCCCTGGCAAGCGCGTCACCAAGAAGACGATCATCGGCCAAGTGGGCAACACCGGTCGCTCGACCGGTCCGCACCTTCACTTCGGCATGAAGCGTCACGGCAAGTACGTCAACCCACGCAAGGTCGACTTCGCGCGGGCCGAGCCGCTCAAAGGCGCCGAGAAGACGCGATTCGTCGATGAGATCGCCACGCCGCTCAAAGAGAAACTCGACGCCGAGTTGAAGAAATCGGCGCCCGCCCTGCCCACCGCGGAGATCGACGACCAACCGGCGGTCGGAGCGCAATGA